The following are from one region of the Trichoplusia ni isolate ovarian cell line Hi5 chromosome 1, tn1, whole genome shotgun sequence genome:
- the LOC113494113 gene encoding apyrase-like — translation MIKWCNYLLCLCMLAANANVVRENELYKLDIVHYNDFHDRFEETSVGYPICKTNDTSCLGGFARLYHEIKTLLIQKPGALLLNAGDTFQGTYWYTLLKWNVTQHFINMLPNDAHALGNHEFDDGVAGLIPYILAMKAPVLAANLVASNESGLYGLYRNNVILQKKGRRIGIIGLITKNTEVLSNADGVKFLDPFEVVQREALILTEKHDVNIIIVLSHCGLDDDMQMAKEVGENIDVIIGGHTHSLLYNGEAPSQEEVAGHYPVVVPTDAKPDHKVLVVTASAYSKYLGNLTVYFDNYGEMKRFEGEPIFLNRSIPESPKMKALLQPYATKIHKIVSEVVGYLNDDMDMNDCSSKECALGNLFADAFLHATNKKKTSKLPKISFLQRCMIRSSIAKGPITKGSIINMSPFTNKVVTVIIAGRHIIEALQKSVKNPWRTRPYASGYTPHFSGIRVKLNTTKAEVLDISVKVDDEFLPFDLDQEYEVTTLDFLTRGGNGFKMFKEFGRDLTVIGKDADALEDYVRSASPITPTLDKRLILVS, via the exons ATTCGAAGAGACATCAGTGGGCTACCCAATATGCAAGACTAACGACACAAGCTGTTTAGGCGGCTTCGCCCGTCTCTACCATGAGATCAAGACCTTGTTAATCCAGAAACCAGGAGCCTTACTCCTGAATGCTGGAGACACCTTCCAGGGAACTTACTGGTATACGTTATTGAAGTGGAATGTCACACAGCATTTTATTAACATGCTGCCAAATGATGCtcat GCACTAGGCAACCATGAATTCGACGATGGAGTTGCAGGGTTAATACCATACATCCTGGCGATGAAAGCTCCGGTGCTTGCTGCGAACCTGGTAGCCAGCAATGAGTCAGGGTTATACGGCCTCTACAGGAACAATGTGATCTTACAGAAGAAAGGACGACGGATCGGCATCATTGGACTCATTACGAAGAATACTGAG GTCCTCTCGAACGCTGATGGTGTGAAATTCCTGGATCCATTCGAGGTGGTGCAGCGAGAAGCCCTGATATTGACGGAAAAACATGATGTGAACATCATCATAGTGCTGTCTCATTGTGGTCTGGATGATGACAT gcaaATGGCAAAAGAGGTGGGAGAGAACATAGACGTGATAATCGGAGGTCACACTCACAGTCTGCTGTACAATGGTGAGGCTCCGAGCCAGGAGGAGGTAGCTGGTCACTACCCCGTAGTAGTCCCGACTGATGCGAAACCAGATCATAAG GTGCTTGTAGTAACAGCATCAGCCTATAGCAAGTACCTCGGTAACCTAACGGTGTACTTCGATAACTATGGTGAGATGAAGAGATTTGAGGGAGAACCAATCTTCTTGAACAGGTCTATTCCTGAAA GTCCAAAAATGAAGGCACTGCTTCAGCCTTAcgctacaaaaatacataaaatagtgAGTGAGGTCGTGGGATACCTGAACGATGATATGGACATGAATGATTGCTCCTCCAAGGAATGTGCTCTTGGGAACCTGTTCGCTGACGCATTCTTACATGCA ACGAACAAGAAAAAGACATCTAAATTACCGAAAATTTCTTTCCTGCAAAGATGTATGATACGAAGTTCCATAGCTAAAGGac CAATCACCAAGGGCTCCATCATCAACATGTCTCCCTTCACCAACAAGGTAGTGACAGTTATCATCGCTGGAAGACATATTATCGAAGCTCTGCAAAAATCCGTCAAGAATCCATGGAGAACTCGACCTTATGCTAGTGGCTATACACCACATTTTTCTG GTATCCGAGTAAAACTAAACACAACTAAGGCTGAAGTCCTTGACATATCAGTTAAAGTCGATGATGAATTCTTACCCTTCGATCTGGACCAGGAGTATGAAGTGACGACCCTGGACTTCCTAACAAGAGGAGGCAATGGATTCAAG ATGTTCAAAGAATTCGGTCGGGATCTTACAGTTATAGGCAAAGACGCCGACGCCTTAGAAGACTACGTGAGGTCAGCTTCGCCTATCACACCGACTCTAGATAAAAGACTTATTCTAGTTAGCTGA